In Gossypium hirsutum isolate 1008001.06 chromosome A10, Gossypium_hirsutum_v2.1, whole genome shotgun sequence, the DNA window TGGGTtgggttgtgaagagaaggaagactctTTCTAATCTGGCAGTTTAACTGTAATTTATTGGTACAACGGTTTACCGTAATGCACTGTACTGCATATACGTAAGCCTTGATTCGTAttattatctgagtggcttagtccacatacatggtgtgtagggttttATGGGTCTTTCGAGGTCCTATGTAGTGTGTTTAGTTGGATGAGCTTAAATAGCTCTTTTGGGGTGTGATCGGAGGATGGAGAGGTGTTTTGGCTGGATGGTTGGGTTTTTTTTCTACTTGACTGCATTCATGCGCATATGGTTAAGTGACTGGGTGTAAGTTCATTTGTCGGTATTCTGTCTAGTTGACTCAATATGTGTGACTGATTTTGCGTGTATTGAGGTGTTAGCATAATGACGTTTTGGAACACTATGTTTGTAATGATAAGTGTTTTGGTACCGTCCCATTGACGGGTTATTGGTTGAGTTTCTGTCTATGATGAGGTGTGCTTATTTGTTACGTTCTGTTGGGACGTTGATCCCGAATTTACCTTCTGTTTCTGTATATCTCTGTAAGTTTGTTTTGCTATTGAACTgctatctagaattctcttctgTAAACCTGATGTTAATCGAttcgaactcacactgagcttgagtagctcacccccttagtttttctttttcatgtgcTTTCGTATGTTGTTGCTGGATCCGGCACATCGGAGGTCTCCGACAGCCACATTTTAGAATTAACTTTAAAAGTATTTTCATAAATTCTGCATTTATAAATAAACAGtttgaattgtaaattttattttgaatattgtgTTATGAATTTTGGGTTTTACGCACATATGTATCATTTGGActaaaatttttgtaatattgAGATTTTACAAATGAGAGTTTTGCGTAACTTAAATACCATTTGTTTTCTAGCtggttaaactaaaattttacctACGATCACATTGGTGATCAATGTGACCTCCgagattcggtctaaacttctaggtcgAGTTATGGGGCGTTACATTTCTTGAATATATTCAATGTGATATATGTtggctcattcatccaccatgtggaccaTTCAAATGTTTTATGCTATTAATAGATGCATCTAGTAGGTGGTCACATGTGTGTTTTTTATCGACTCGCAACCTGGCGTTTGCGagactacttgctcaaataattCTATTAAGAGCACAATTTCTAAATTATGCAATCAAAACTATTCATCTTGATAATGCTGGTGATTTATATCCCAAgcttttaatgattattgtatgtcaattgggataaaagttgaacatcctgtagctcatgttcacacacaaaacgGTTTagctaaatcgtttattaaacacctccaactaatagctcggccattacttatgagaacaaaaatCCTTGTTATAGCTTGGGGATATGCTATTTTTCATTCAGCAACACTTGTGCGCTTAaggccaacaagttataataagtactccccattacaattggcttttggtcaagagccaaatatttcctatcttagaatttttggatgtgcagtATGAGTTCCAATTGCTAcaccacaatgcacaaagatgggtcctcaaaagaggttgggaatatatgttggttatgaattttcttctataattaaatatgttgaaccattaatTGAAGATTTATTTACTGCACAATTTATTGATTTCCATTTTGATGAAACaacattcccaacattagggggagagaaaataCAACTGGTAAAATAAATTCATGGAATGGAacatcattatctcaattagatcctcGTACAAGTCAATGTGAACAAGAAGTTTAAATAATCAGACATTTGCAAAACATCGCCAATCAACTGTCATATTCATTTACTgacctaaagagaattacaaaatctcacataccagccGAAAATGCTCCAATCTGAATTGATATCCCAATAGGGCAAATTATTaatgcaaaagaaagtaatccacgcCTAAAGTGTGGAAGGCCAATCGGTTCCAAAGACAAAAATCCTtgtaaaaggaaaagagaaattaTTCAAGATGGTAATATTGTGGAGGCAAGTGCCCCATAAGAGGCCaaagatataactaatcaaaaaacCTAGAAGAGGTTCAGGTACCTGAAAATGGTGATAACGAAgaaatctcaataagttatgttactTCAAGTAAAAAATAGAACCGAAAAAATATAGTTGTCGACaataattttgcttataatgttgctattgaaatagcaaaagaaaatgaggatcctgagcctaaatctattaaggaatgtagaaatagaaaaaatTGGCCAAAATAAAAAGATGTAATTCAAGCagaattaaattcactttctaaacgtgaggtttttggacctatagtccaaacacctaaatatGTAAAGATGGTACGATATAAATAGACATTTGTGCTAAAacgaaatgagaaaaataaagtcATAACATATAAAGCacgacttgtagcacaaggattttcgcaaatgcccagcattgattatgaaaagacaTTCTcgtgtggtggatgcaatcacgtttagatacTTTATTAGTCTAGCAGTACGTAAAAAATTTGACATgcgtctaatggatgttgttacagcctatttgtatggtacacttaatagtgaaatttatatgaaaatccaagaaggatttaaaatccctgAAAGATATAAAGTTTTCCAGAAAAATGGCtcaatcagattaaagaaaattttatatggattggacgtatgtggtacaatcgtcttagtgaatatttgttaaaagaaggttataaaaatgatccaatctacccatgtgtttttataaaaaggtatggatcaaactttgtgataattgctatttatgttgatgatcaaAATATTATTAGAACTCTTgatttatttaaagaaagaatttgagatgaaagatcttggaaaaacaaagttttgtcttTGCCTGCaaatcgagcatttaaaagatgaaattcatgtcatcagtcaacttatacgaaaaagatcttaaagaaattttatatggataaaaCACATCTATTAAGTACCCCGATAGTTATACAATTATTAGacgtgaataaagatcaatttcgtccttgcgagaatgatgaagagtttcttggtcttgaagtaccatatctaagagtcataggagcattgatgtatcttgcaaacaacacaagacctgatatagcttttgttgtaaacttgttagcaatatttagttcttctccaacacatAAACATTGGAATGTAATTAAACAAGTATTTAGATATCTCAAAGGGACTATTGATAtgaggttattttattcaaatgattcaaaatccctattagttggttatgctgatgttggatatttattggatccacataaaggtcgatctcaaatgggatatttatttacatgtagaGGTACTGTCATATCATGGCGTTCGACAAAGCAGACATTAGCTGCTGCCTCTTCAAATCATGttgaaataattgcaatgcatgaggcaagccGAGAGtatgtttggctaaggttattaacccaacatatccagaagatatgtaattttcctttacaggaaaatatgccaactatcttatacgaaaataatgcagcatgtatagctcaattaaagggtggttatatcaaaggtgacagaacgaaacatatttcaccaaaattattctctACTCATAATCTTGAGAAGTGACATaaaagttcaacaaatttgttctagtgataatttagcagatctttttataaaggcattgccaacttcaacatttgaaagactatgaaacaagattggaatgcgtcGACTCAAAGACATAATGTGATATTGCCATTAGGGGGAGTCTATAACACGTTgaactcttttcctttaaccaaggttttgtcccactggattttcctggtaaaggtttttaacgaggcaaCTTGTAATAGGAGATTGTGTAGTCTTTTTCATTCATTAAGTTTTTATCTcatagggtttttcctaataaaggttttaatgaagagcatttttatttaaaagacatCCAAGGGGGAGCGTTGTAAATACATTACATGGATATCTATAATCTTTAAACATTTATGAAAGTAATGAGTTAAACCCCCTCATTCATTATTAAAGATGCTTAATGTACATGTTAATGAAGCTGTTAAATAAGTTTCATTCATTTATGTTGCATTGAATGTCAATGGCTTATATATAGCTCTTTTATAAATGAAAAGAGGAGACGGAAAATTCTCTATTTACTTTAAgtgttcttttatttaattattttataacactgcttaaattttattccaaatataattatttgtataatattttaaatacattgtatatagaattttaaatttaaactaatttaagtaaaatttctaataatttcaaaaaagttTTAAAGTTGGTTTAAATATGtttgttaaaatttatatattttttaaattctgttAAAAATTGTAATGTACAAAACATTcttcaaaataatttaatttaaaattttaaacatattaatttaaaatattttcaaaatattgacaatgttaaaatattttttttaaacggTTTTAACTTTCAAAAGTGTCTACATGCGAAAAATGACTATACTCATAAGGCTTTTATTAATATGAATTTCATCATAAGTATGTGAAAAGATTTAAAGTACCCTTATGTGATATGCATACATGTATGTGTTAATGACATTGATGAATACATATTGTATATGtgccataaaaataaaaaataaaaatttaaatttaaattcataattccgTTGCTAATGTTATATAATACTTGACTTAAAAAAAAATAGGGATAGGCTAAGGGCTGATATGTGTTAGTTTAAATATTTCGTGAGTACTCATTTAAGAGTCATGTATTTTAACTTCCAAATGTGATCACTAATAAATCAATTATTTGTAAGTTAAGTCCTTGTAATTTGATTATAAGAGTTAATTTCGTTGGCATCATTAAGATGTCATTTGAATTGAATACTTTTAAATTGCTCAACATTAATAACAAGATAGGATAAGTAGGTTTATCTTTGTGTGTATATTGAGTTCATTGAGCTCACGCATTAGTTGTTTAAATGCATAGGTTGTACTTGTCGAGAAGCTTGTAATTTTGGTTTGGGAGCATCGCATCACCATCCGAGATTTTGAGGTTGTAATTGTTACTTGTATTTTGACATGTACATAAAGACTTAAACTGTCATAAGTATCTATAAGTAATTAGATTTGTAAAATCAAGCATTGTTTGTAACCTCCTTGAAAGGCCATGTCAAGTTTTAAGTTATCAAATGATTTGATCATGTTTATGACTTGGTTTTACTTCAATGAATGATaagttttagcttgatttttgaAAATGCGGTGTATGTATTTGGAGAtgaaaatgaatttaaaggtAATTTAAATGTGATAAAATCGATTTGGAACTTATTGATACAATATGGTGATGTGTGGGGGTGTTTTGAAGTGTCACCAAGTTTTAGTGAATCCTGTCGCAACTTTGGTGTCACCATGTCATGAATTTGCCTTCAAACGTCGCAACCACGAATTCCCCAACATCATGACTTCTTAAGTCAGGGAGTTATATCGCGACGTCCCCTGCTTCAACTTCACAACCACTTAGCCTTGTATCAACACTGCACCATTTTGATCCATTTTGGCTTCCAAGGTCTTGTTTTCAACCCTGAACATTTTCGATCACCcacaaaaaaattctaaatagttttaaaataatttttgagccttcaaaatatttttatactattttgaatatttttatttaaattgtttagaattctaatttattctcaaaTTCTTTAACCTAAATGACCTTGTTTTAGTCGACAAGCTTCAAACacctattttacaaattagcATTGTCCACATATGTTTACAAAGACTTGAAATGATTTATAatggtaattaatattttttctaaaCTCTTTTGACTTGATGAAAAGAATATTAACATGTtgcaaaatgaacattttataaaagaaaatttttactaaaaaccaataaattatttttactaaaaacctaataatttattaaaataatatttatacagctgaggtaaatttttaataaatcacAGATTTTGTTgcatttatcaattaaattttatagCATTTTAACAATACTAATATTTAGATAATAAAAACAaactaatataaatatttaatttttaaaattataattttttattatgataaatatataaatttaaaaattattatttaaaataaaggtgAATTAATATAAATTCATTTGAATTCGTTTAATTCAATGACATTAATAACGtattgaatatttaatatttaaaattctaTTCATTTAGGCAACTTTATATCCACATGTgcagctttaatttaatatatcaaataatatcacaGGTCTAGAATTAATATCACGCTATTAGCATTAATGGCAATTTGTGTATAAAAGAATTGGCGAGAAAGCGAAAAATCGAATAGGAAAGTTTACAACACAATTTCTTGAGCTATAGTGTGAACATCCCTATCCTCCTTCATCACAATTAGTAGCTACTCCAGTGGATATCGAATTGAAGCACTTAGAACTCAGCACAATGACTGGAGGGCAACTCAAAATGGATAAAGCTTTCTTCCACTTGAAGGACTGCTCTTGCCTACTCTGGCTCTAGACCTTTACCTAGGCCTTTAGATAGTTAGCTCTTTAAGCGGGAAAAAACCCTTAGATCGTTGCGTTCCTTATTAACGCGATTATGGGTACGTAGTCCCTATGTACGGGATATGTACTAATATTATcgattaaaataattaagtttaattataatattaggTTTTAGAGTTTagaatttagatataattattttttgtgtttttcctacattaaattaaaattattgatgtaatgaataaaataaaaattttaaaataaaattgatgtaaaaaaataataatattaaaaaatatatttaaaataaaaagaattagaGCATGATTGGTTGAAGGTAATAGCTAAACCATTACATGCCTATTACTAACCTATTCTTCAGGCCAACTTAAACTGGCATTTGGTTCAACGTAATACCTTATTACGGGTGGATTCCATTCCGGACTTAAACAGAGATTTTTGGGGATTTCTATTCCGTGCCTTCTTCACCGTTTACCTATTCGTTGCTTGAAGAAACCTATTCTACCCTTACCAAAATTTCACGTCAAAAACACTCTCAATCAGCAGCCATTTCACATACCCTTCGACTCCGGCATTCCTCCCCTTCATCCAAGGTCAGGTAAACATTTTTGCTTCTTCTTCCTTCACATCATCTTCTTTCATTGTTTCATCATCTATCTCCTTTCTGCAGTTTCAACTACAGGGCAGCAAATTGACTTGGCACGAGCGCTTCTTGGTACTTTTCTTTTCCAATTTCTCTTCCGCAAAGTTTTGTTTGCTTATTAATTTCTGGGCTCCAAAGAAAGGTACCAAGAAGCGCAGATTGGGTCATTCAATCAGTCATAGAGGACAAAGAATTGGCTTCAAAGAAGAACAGTCATTCCCATGAACCTAAGAAGCTTTTGTTCCCAAATGGCTCCAAAACTTTGAAGGCTTCTTCTTCAGAGGTTGGAGGTGGTCACGGTGATGATGGTGATGGCCATGATGATGTCGAGAAGTTGAGTAGTAGAGCAATCAATGCCTCTATCGTTCTTGGATTTGACACGTTTGTTGTATCCAAGTTACTTATAATTGATCATGATTATTGGCATGTAAGTTATCTCCtaggtttttcaatttttttttttgcattttaattcTATTTCCTGTTTTACTTAGAGTTGAATAATGATTCGTTTCAAAAGAGCTTTTTTTTGGTATGCTCTTGTTTTGAGAAGGGTATTTTTGCTTGGTAGTAGTTTTCCTTGGTTTCACTTCTCTCTGTGCTAGAGTTGGTTAATCTCTTTCGTTCgtcattttatgattttaatcTTGAAAACTGTTGAGGTGTTTATAACTTTCTAAACTAACCATGAAATCTGAAACATTGCTTGTAAAAGAAAAAGGGGGTCTTTATTTATGATTTGTGCTTTCTTGGAAATTTGAGGTTTATGCAGATTAGCTTTCAAAAACCAAGTGAAAGCTGGAGTCCTCAAAATAAAATGAAGTGAAATCTAAATGCTacaatattgtttttttttcctatCTCAGTATTTATTTGATTCTTATGAATGATTAACAGGGATGGACACTTTATGAGGTACTCCAATATGTTCCAGAACATAATTGGATTGCATACGAACAAGCTCTTAAAGCCAAACCAGTGATAGCCAAAATGGCAATAAGGGGGATAGTCTATTCAATAGGAAATTAGATTGCACAAGTAGTTTCTCTCTATTAATCCTTTAAACGTAAACATATATTGCATTCAGCTCATATTGTATAGCCTGTATGTAGTGTTATGAAGGAAAGCCTTCAGATCGGGCCTTGTTGGATTTACTCTTCATGGATCCCTTTCTCATTATTATTACCAGTTTTGAGAGGTAATACTTGTGGTTCATAGTTTATATGTTTTGCTGCTTTGAGTCATTTTTTTTCCATGGAGCACTGAAACACTTTGAGTTCCAGTTTCCTTTCGATGACTGGTGGGTGGTTCCAGCAAAAGTTATCTTTGATCAAACAGTTTGGGCTGCAATCTAGAACAGTATATATTATGTAGTTTTGGGGTTCTTGCGTTTTGAATCCTCGGCTAATATCTATAAAGAACTGAAGGCAACATTTTGGCCTATGCTGACTGTAAGAAgcttttcttctgtttcttttgATGCATATTTTGGGTGTCAATGGTTGTGGTATGAATTGCAAACGATGTAGTCTACTCTACCCATGATTTTTGAtatactggaattctatttcatGCTTTATTTGTTAGAGCAGGATttatcatatatgctcatttttcttttacattaatcACTATCAATGTAAAATGTCTACCTCTTCTCCATGATGTATTGGAGGATTCAACCTTTCTTAATAGGTGTACCTTAAAATCGACTTAGAAAAAATATTGTGCGGAGAAAGTGAAATctgtatattttaatttagtactATAGATCATTGGGGTATTGAAATGATCAAATGACTTTTATGTACTGTTCTTCTTACTTGATGGTTAACTTAACCACTTGATGTCAAATAATGCTCAAGAGCCTATTATTTGCCTATGCATTAGGGAATAAGAGacatttatttttagtatataatTAGTAAAAAACCTGTCATCTTTCTTTAGGTCTTGAAGGAGGCCTCTAAGCTTTATACTGCAAGTTGGGTAAGGGATATTGGTCCTGATCTTAGACCAAACGATTCTAAGAAGGATGATGGGATTAAAGGTAAATCCAATGGAGATAAGAGTAAGAGTACAGAGATAGAACCTTCGACCTTGGAGGATATTGGTGAGGAACTTTACTTTGTGGTTTCTTATCTTGAAATGTTCAAATGTATAAGTTGTCTGTAATGAATCAAGAAGTATATAGCATGACTTGCAAAATATATGGCATATTATATGTGCAATAAACCGTTAGATTCGTGCTTGAGACATCTTATGGAGGTCAAGGAACAAAGTCCCGTAATGCTTGAGTTCAGTTAGGTTTTCatttaaatttccctttttagTAGAACTTTTCTAGAGGTAGCTTGGAAtttattctttgatttctttttcccCTGGCTGCTCAGAGTCATCTGTGActgcattttgttttattttgttgttggCACCTGTGTTCAAGTCTTATATTTTACACTTCTATTGGCATATTTTTGGTGAATCCCTTCTTCACCAGGCCAAAGTTCAGTTGTTGAggaaatattaaattttcaactaaaattttttaggcCAAATTTCTCTCTTCTCACCCTTTTGTCTCTCTTATTTTCCTAGTATTATAGTTTATCTTGTTGAATTTTACATTGTTTTGATGTTGTCTATGGAAATGATTTAATAGTGATTGCTGCAAGAGGAGGGATGGAGACTTTGAGGCCTGCTTTACAGAGGTTATACATGACAAGGGCTTCTGCATATAGAGATGCTCTTAAGAGTTTCATAGAAGGATATCAAGAGGTTATCCAGCAGATCATGGAGAAAGAGGAAGATTCTTCTAAAGCACAGCAAGAAGGCAATACTGATACAACTTGATGGCTGATAAGTGCATAATCGGAGATGCATGTGAGTACTTCTCCAGCATACCTATTGTAGATACAAGTTCGGAGATTTGGTGGAGCTAGGTTGGCatgaaatcacaagaatgatacaTGTCCTGAGAATTTTCCTGTATTGAGAAAGTGACCTTTAGAAACTACAAGTATAATGGAAATCTCCATTGACAATGGTGATGCTCTTTCCTTCTGTcacaatttaaatgaaatgagaatgTGAAGTGTAACATTATATTGTTTGTTATATGTAACAAAGTATCGATTAAAAttattacttaactcataaattaacatttaaattatataattaattctattttagtgtctaaatttttttaatcacaagctatttattacttttaatactttgttttttttattgtagaataattaaattatttgtttcactaatgatattttagcacattaaatatgtattgcaatttaaaaataataatgtaagttttatattatttttataatattatatattatgattttttaattcatataataattattttattaagaatgttattaaattatataatattttattaaattgtatttaataattattacattaaaaaatgattaaattatttatttttattttattaaaatatatttaataataattttattaaaatttaataacaataacaataattatctatctaaaaaaatttaaagcattTTCAACGAttgttttggttgcttattaCAATGCTTTTTTTTGTCTTGGCAGCCctttttttattcatcttttggATGCTATTAAAATGTTTTATTGATCAGAGTGATGAGGGGAGGATCTGGGTAGAATCACATTTTGGGGCAAACCGATGATTTTATTTCGTAATCTTTTCAATGTAAATACCAGGTCCTACCATACACTCATTTGTTGTCTTATTCATGTACAGTTTCTcttttcttcccctttttttttgGTGGTTGAATTAAATATGAGAACTATGGGAAACTGAATAGAATATTTAAGGATATCGAGTTATTTCATTAACGCATTACTTTAACCTAGGGATAGATTGCAAAACCTCTGCACATTCAATCATGTCCTTCTACGATGGTGATTTCTAGAGAAAAAATATTGTAGTATTCTAATCTTATAGTGAATGATTTTTAGAGAAAAATATTGTATTATCTCATTAACGATTTCTAGAGAAAAAAATATTGTAGCATTCCAATCTTGAAAATTATTCGAGGAACATTCCCAGGAacatatgaatattatgtttaaatgtgaaatataattctcaagttatttattacttcttatattttattttttattgtagaataatcaaattatttgtttcactaatgatatctTAGCATATTATGTagtgcagtttaaaaataataaagtagattatatattatttttatagtattatatattatgattttttaattcatataataataattatattaagaattttattaaattatatttagtaataattatggtaaaatatgattaaattatttattatttttattaaattatttttaataataatcttattaaaatttaataataataacaataatcatctacttaaaaaaatttatccaaaggtattatggtcattttagtttttttccttattctattacaacatcattccattcaaccaaacacaagaattctattacagttctattccattccatccAACCAGACAATTGAATTActtattacagttctattccattacagctctattctattacagctctattccattacagtgaaccaaacgcaCTCTATGGATTTCATACTTCCGCCATAAAGACAATTACGTTGTCATCTTCAATGCAGGAAAgctatataaaaacaaattttatattaaagttatatttaaatttaaaaatgatcaACTATTATAAGATTAAAGTATGGTGTTTCtttcttaaataatattatattaggcatgcttctttttattttttttacaaaaatgaagTTGAATTGTAGggttgaacaaaaaaaattaaaaatagacttaCTTAGCACTAATCTTGTATGATAATATCTTGCATCGCTAGAGGTGggtgagcaaagaaaagaaatatcCCATTGTGCTCCTCCTAATCTCCTTAGCTATAGCGTCAGCTGCCATATTTGTTGTTCTTGACACAAAATTGAAGCTTAACATATCAATCATTCGCCATCCAATTACAAATCTCTAACTCCAGTCAAGAgcttcccctttttttattcCCAAGTATTAAATCCATTACCGTTTTACTGTCGCTCTCAATAACCAAATGACGCACCTCTTGCTCCCATGCCAATTGGAGTCCATCCACAATCGTATGAAGTTCAGCTTCTAACACCGAGTTAACTCCCAAATTTCGACCATACCCAAACATCCAATCTCCCTTATGATTCCTCACTAAACCCTTGGTAATAGCGATTCCAAATCCTACGTTAACTCCACCATTCGTATTGAGCTTTAACCACTCCAACTGTGGAAACTCCAACCTTGGGGCTGTCGAATCACACGAATCAAAACATGATTGCATAGCCACTCTTGCCCATGATAAACTCATCATAACCATTACATCTATACTAAAATTTTGCTCATTAAAAACAATCATATTTCTACCTTTCCACAATCTCCCTACAATATTAGCAAAAACTAGCTTCGGATGAATTCctttcaccaaattttttttctcatttaagACATTATGCAACAACCAGTTCTCAAAATTCATAGTAAATAAATCATTATCTACAGTCTCCATACCATATTAGGCATGCTTTGAAATTACTTATATCaggcataatttaaaaaatatatatatgaatcttcaacttttaaaataaaatgtaagcCATAAttaaaatatcctttttaaattataatataagcCATAATTAATATGTgaaattaattttcctttttaatactttttaagatataattttcataaattttttgatagaaaaaagaaaagaaattataacattattaaaaGATATGTCTATTAGATAATTAATGCATGATGGAGattctatatttttaaattaattatttccaAATCCTTAATTAgttttagttaattaataattacatatgataatttttatatgatgATAAATGGCACATTATTAAATATGTCACATtggaatattttataatattaaaacatcAGATTGCTATAGtattagtgtatatatgtgtgggtatatatatatataaaagatgtgTATCCAAGTAAGCTTTTATCTAAGTAACAATGGttcatgaaattaaattaaaatgatggtgtaatttattattttagtacgTTAACCtaaatgagtatatatatattgggcAGACTAAATGAGTATAATTTACTTGGaacacaaataataaaattttgaaaattcat includes these proteins:
- the LOC107895765 gene encoding uncharacterized protein translates to LGTSASWYFSFPISLPQSFVCLLISGLQRKVPRSADWVIQSVIEDKELASKKNSHSHEPKKLLFPNGSKTLKASSSEVGGGHGDDGDGHDDVEKLSSRAINASIVLGFDTFVVSKLLIIDHDYWHVLKEASKLYTASWVRDIGPDLRPNDSKKDDGIKGKSNGDKSKSTEIEPSTLEDIVIAARGGMETLRPALQRLYMTRASAYRDALKSFIEGYQEVIQQIMEKEEDSSKAQQEGNTDTT